Proteins encoded together in one Meles meles chromosome 7, mMelMel3.1 paternal haplotype, whole genome shotgun sequence window:
- the LYZ gene encoding lysozyme C, which translates to MKALLLLGVLFLSVAVQGKIFERCELARTLKRLGLDGYRGVSLANWMCLAKWESDYNTRATNYNPGSRSTDYGIFQINSRYWCNDGKTPGAVNACGIPCSALLKDDITQAVTCAKRVVRDPNGIRAWVAWKAHCENRDVSQYVRNCGV; encoded by the exons ATGAAGGCTCTCCTTCTTCTCGGGGTTCTCTTCCTTTCCGTCGCCGTCCAGGGCAAGATCTTTGAAAGGTGTGAGCTGGCCAGGACTCTGAAAAGACTTGGGCTGGATGGCTATAGAGGTGTCAGCCTGGCCAACT GGATGTGTTTGGCCAAATGGGAAAGTGATTATAACACAAGGGCTACAAACTACAATCCCGGAAGCAGAAGCACCGATTATGGGATATTTCAGATCAATAGCCGCTACTGGTGTAATGATGGCAAAACGCCTGGAGCCGTGAACGCCTGTGGCATACCGTGCAGCG CTTTGCTGAAAGACGACATCACTCAAGCTGTAACATGTGCAAAGAGAGTTGTCAGGGATCCAAATGGTATTCGTGCATG GGTGGCATGGAAAGCACACTGCGAAAACCGAGATGTCTCTCAGTATGTTCGGAATTGTGGAGTGTAA